The window GTGATATGAACCTTGCCGCCATGATCGAACTGGGCGTGGACCCGGAATACCTTCGCAGCGAGCTGGGCAAGCTCGGCATTGACGAAGAGTTCTCTGTTGAAGCCGCTCCCGGCGAGCGCAAGGGTATCACCGGAACCCGTGTGGATGTTGTCCTCAAGGGACATCACCACGGGCACGGGCATGACCATGGCCATGGGCACCATCATCATGGCGAGCATCGTAACCTCCGTGATATCGAGGCCATCATCGACGGCAGCGAGCTGGATGATGCGGTGAAGCAGACCAGCCTCGCCATCTTCCGCCGCGTGGCCGAGGCCGAGGCCAAGGTGCACGGTAAGGAGTTGTACGAGGTCCATTTTCATGAAGTGGGGGCCACGGATTCCATCGTGGATATCGTTGGTGCGGCCATCTGTTTTCATGCGCTGGAGATTGATGAAGTCTGGTGTTCGCCCATCGAACTGGGCGGCGGTTTCGTTCAGTGCGCCCATGGCATGATGCCGGTTCCGGCTCCTGCCACCGTGGAAATTCTCAAGGGGATTCCCACCACACGCGGCGCCGTGCAGAAGGAAACCGCAACCCCCACGGGTGCGGCCATCCTCGCCGAGTTGGTGGACCGTTTTGAAGCGCGTCCCGATATGGTTGTGAACAGGACCGGATACGGCATCGGGCATCGCGACACCGAGATTCCCAACGTGTTGCGCGTCAATCTGGCCACCGTGGACGGTGCGACAGAGAAGCTGCGCACCGTGCCAGCCCGACTCCTGCAGTGCAACATCGACGACATGACCGGTGAGATGCTCGGTGTGGTCATGGAGCAGTTAATGGACGAAGGGGCAATGGACGTGCACTTTACGCCCATTGTTATGAAGAAGAATCGTCCGGCGGTCATGCTCTCTCTTTTGTGCGGTGCAGATGAGGAAGAGTATTTCAAGCGTTTGGTCTTCCGCCACACCACCACGCTGGGCATCAAGTCCATTCCCATCGACAAGACCGTGCTCGATATATCCTTTGAGAAGCTGGAGACCCCGTTGGGTGAGGTGACCATGAAGAACGCTATTCTCGACGGCGAGGTCATCCGCTCCAAGCCAGAG of the Pseudodesulfovibrio sp. zrk46 genome contains:
- the larC gene encoding nickel pincer cofactor biosynthesis protein LarC, which translates into the protein MNILYYDCFSGISGDMNLAAMIELGVDPEYLRSELGKLGIDEEFSVEAAPGERKGITGTRVDVVLKGHHHGHGHDHGHGHHHHGEHRNLRDIEAIIDGSELDDAVKQTSLAIFRRVAEAEAKVHGKELYEVHFHEVGATDSIVDIVGAAICFHALEIDEVWCSPIELGGGFVQCAHGMMPVPAPATVEILKGIPTTRGAVQKETATPTGAAILAELVDRFEARPDMVVNRTGYGIGHRDTEIPNVLRVNLATVDGATEKLRTVPARLLQCNIDDMTGEMLGVVMEQLMDEGAMDVHFTPIVMKKNRPAVMLSLLCGADEEEYFKRLVFRHTTTLGIKSIPIDKTVLDISFEKLETPLGEVTMKNAILDGEVIRSKPELEDCRALAKKHGISLGEVYVQVGKARKV